In Rhodamnia argentea isolate NSW1041297 chromosome 11, ASM2092103v1, whole genome shotgun sequence, one genomic interval encodes:
- the LOC115755916 gene encoding beta-galactosidase 10 isoform X1 has translation MSESLYTAPSLSATSAPPKEKMELSLSRATPILVLVLLSSLASCFAANVTYDRRSLIIDGQRKLFISASIHYPRSVPGMWPGLVQTAKDGGANTIESYVFWNGHEPSQGNYYFGDRYDLVKFVKIIQNAGMYMILRIGPFVAAEWSYGGVPIWLHYVPGTVFRTNNEPFKYHMQKFVTFIVNLMKKEKLFASQGGPIILAQVENEYGYNEQYYGKGAKPYIMWAANMAVSQNTGVPWIMCQQWDAPEYIIDTCNGFYCDQYAPNSPNKPKMWTENWPGWFKTFGARDPHRPPEDVAFSVARFFQKGGCLQNYYMYHGGTNFGRTNGGPFITTSYDYEAPIDEYGLPRFPKWGHLKELHKSIMLCEHALLNSEPTTLSLGPNAEADVYTSSGFCVAFLANIDDKEDKTVQFRNMSYHLPAWSVSILPDCKNVVFNSAKVRSQSSVVDMVPESLIPSASSLDGDLKVLKWEIFTEKPGLWGKEDFSLNGFVDHLNTTKYTTDYLWYTTSINVAENENCLKGGSRPSLLVESKGHGLHAFVNQKLQGSGYGNGTNVPFNFSAPISLKAGKNDIAILSVTVGIQNAGPHYEWVPAGLTNVKIKGLNKGILDISGYKWTYKIGLEGEQLGAPYGMKSVNWVSTTEPPKNQPLTWYKAIVDPPPGNEPVGLDMIHMGKGLAWLNGEPIGIYWPRLVSYENPCVKECNYRGTFKPDKCVTGCGEPSQRWYHVPRSWFKPSGNVLVILEEVGGDPTKVTLSKRKMSTVCSSVGEDYPAIDLETWKPDIDDDSSQDKAPRAHLKCPDSTQISAVNFASFGNPAGSCGSYSLGDCHDPLSKSVVEKACLNRNKCTIELTEGNFSKDLCPGSMRKLAVEAVCR, from the exons ATGAGCGAGAGCTTATATACTGCTCCCTCGCTCTCTGCAACATCAGCCCCACCGAAGGAAAAAATGGAGCTTTCCCTCTCGAGAGCGACACCCATTTTGGTTCTCGTCCTACTTTCGTCGCTCGCGTCCTGTTTCGCGGCGAATGTGACGTACGACCGTCGGTCGCTCATCATCGATGGGCAGAGGAAGCTCTTCATCTCTGCTTCGATCCATTATCCTCGCAGTGTTCCTGGG ATGTGGCCCGGACTGGTTCAGACGGCCAAAGATGGTGGAGCCAATACGATCGAATCGTATGTGTTTTGGAATGGTCATGAACCTTCTCAAGGCAAT TATTACTTCGGGGATAGATATGATCTTGTCAAGTTCGTCAAGATAATCCAGAATGCAGGGATGTATATGATTCTCCGAATCGGCCCCTTTGTCGCAGCTGAATGGAGCTATGG AGGGGTGCCAATCTGGCTGCATTATGTCCCAGGGACAGTCTTCCGCACTAATAACGAGCCCTTCAAG TATCACATGCAGAAATTTGTGACGTTCATAGTGAATCtgatgaagaaggaaaagcTTTTTGCTTCACAAGGAGGCCCTATCATCTTAGCCCAG GTAGAAAATGAATATGGGTACAACGAACAATATTACGGTAAGGGGGCGAAGCCATATATCATGTGGGCTGCTAATATGGCAGTTTCTCAAAATACGGGTGTTCCTTGGATTATGTGCCAGCAGTGGGATGCTCCTGAGTATATC ATAGATACTTGCAATGGCTTCTATTGTGATCAATATGCTCCCAATTCTCCAAATAAGCCCAAAATGTGGACTGAAAATTGGCCTGGATG gtttaaaacttttggaGCGAGAGATCCACACCGGCCCCCAGAAGATGTTGCATTTTCAGTTGCGCGGTTCTTCCAGAAAGGCGGGTGTCTGCAAAACTATTACATG TATCACGGAGGAACAAATTTTGGTCGTACTAATGGCGGGCCATTCATCACCACAAGTTATGACTATGAGGCACCAATTGATGAATATG GCTTACCAAGGTTCCCTAAGTGGGGACATCTCAAGGAGCTTCACAAATCCATAATGTTATGTGAGCATGCACTGTTGAACAGTGAGCCAACTACTCTATCATTAGGTCCCAATGCTGAG GCCGATGTCTACACTTCTTCAGGATTTTGTGTTGCCTTTCTGGCAAACATTGATGACAAAGAAGACAAGACAGTACAATTCCGAAACATGTCTTATCATCTGCCTGCATGGTCAGTCAGCATTCTTCCTGACTGCAAAAATGTAGTATTTAACTCTGCAAAG GTTCGCTCCCAGAGCTCTGTGGTAGATATGGTACCGGAATCTTTGATACCATCTGCCTCATCATTGGATGGGGATCTGAAAGTTCTTAAATGGGAAATATTCACTGAGAAACCTGGACTATGGGGAAAGGAAGACTTCAGTCTGAATGGTTTTGTAGATCACCTCAACACCACAAAGTATACAACAGACTACCTTTGGTATACAACAag CATAAATGTTGCTGAAAATGAGAATTGCTTAAAGGGAGGAAGCCGGCCTTCCCTTCTGGTTGAATCGAAGGGTCATGGTCTCCATGCTTTTGTGAATCAGAAACTTCAAG GTAGTGGTTATGGAAATGGAACGAACGTACCTTTCAACTTCTCTGCTCCCATTTCTCTCAAGGCTGGAAAGAATGACATTGCTATATTGAGCGTGACAGTCGGAATTCAA AATGCAGGGCCTCATTATGAATGGGTGCCAGCTGGATTGACTAATGTGAAGATTAAGGGATTGAACAAGGGGATATTGGACATATCTGGATATAAGTGGACCTACAAG ATTGGATTGGAGGGAGAACAGTTGGGGGCGCCATATGGTATGAAGAGCGTAAACTGGGTTTCGACAACAGAACCACCAAAGAATCAGCCACTGACATGGTACAAG GCTATTGTGGACCCTCCACCTGGTAATGAACCTGTTGGGCTGGATATGATCCATATGGGTAAAGGACTAGCCTGGTTAAACGGAGAGCCAATAGGAATTTACTGGCCCAGGTTAGTCTCGTATGAGAACCCGTGTGTCAAGGAGTGCAACTACAGAGGCACCTTCAAGCCAGACAAATGCGTCACTGGATGCGGAGAGCCTAGCCAGAGATG GTACCACGTCCCACGTTCCTGGTTCAAGCCATCTGGAAATGTCTTGGTTATCTTGGAGGAGGTAGGAGGCGATCCAACAAAAGTCACCTTGTCAAAGCGGAAAATGTCAACTGTTTGCAGCTCTGTTGGAGAAGATTACCCAGCCATCGACTTAGAAACTTGGAAGCCGGATATAGATGACGATAGCAGTCAAGATAAAGCACCCAGAGCTCACTTGAAATGCCCCGACTCCACACAAATATCTGCTGTTAATTTTGCTAGCTTCGGGAATCCGGCAGGATCATGTGGATCTTACAGCTTGGGTGACTGCCATGATCCCTTGTCCAAATCCGTGGTTGAAAAG GCCTGCCTAAACAGAAACAAATGTACTATAGAGCTAACCGAAGGGAACTTCAGTAAGGACCTGTGTCCCGGTTCGATGAGGAAACTAGCCGTGGAAGCAGTCTGCAGGTGA
- the LOC115755916 gene encoding beta-galactosidase 10 isoform X2: MSESLYTAPSLSATSAPPKEKMELSLSRATPILVLVLLSSLASCFAANVTYDRRSLIIDGQRKLFISASIHYPRSVPGMWPGLVQTAKDGGANTIESYVFWNGHEPSQGNYYFGDRYDLVKFVKIIQNAGMYMILRIGPFVAAEWSYGGVPIWLHYVPGTVFRTNNEPFKYHMQKFVTFIVNLMKKEKLFASQGGPIILAQVENEYGYNEQYYGKGAKPYIMWAANMAVSQNTGVPWIMCQQWDAPEYIIDTCNGFYCDQYAPNSPNKPKMWTENWPGWFKTFGARDPHRPPEDVAFSVARFFQKGGCLQNYYMYHGGTNFGRTNGGPFITTSYDYEAPIDEYGLPRFPKWGHLKELHKSIMLCEHALLNSEPTTLSLGPNAEADVYTSSGFCVAFLANIDDKEDKTVQFRNMSYHLPAWSVSILPDCKNVVFNSAKVRSQSSVVDMVPESLIPSASSLDGDLKVLKWEIFTEKPGLWGKEDFSLNGFVDHLNTTKYTTDYLWYTTSINVAENENCLKGGSRPSLLVESKGHGLHAFVNQKLQGSGYGNGTNVPFNFSAPISLKAGKNDIAILSVTVGIQNAGPHYEWVPAGLTNVKIKGLNKGILDISGYKWTYKIGLEGEQLGAPYGMKSVNWVSTTEPPKNQPLTWYKVPRPTFLVQAIWKCLGYLGGGRRRSNKSHLVKAENVNCLQLCWRRLPSHRLRNLEAGYR; the protein is encoded by the exons ATGAGCGAGAGCTTATATACTGCTCCCTCGCTCTCTGCAACATCAGCCCCACCGAAGGAAAAAATGGAGCTTTCCCTCTCGAGAGCGACACCCATTTTGGTTCTCGTCCTACTTTCGTCGCTCGCGTCCTGTTTCGCGGCGAATGTGACGTACGACCGTCGGTCGCTCATCATCGATGGGCAGAGGAAGCTCTTCATCTCTGCTTCGATCCATTATCCTCGCAGTGTTCCTGGG ATGTGGCCCGGACTGGTTCAGACGGCCAAAGATGGTGGAGCCAATACGATCGAATCGTATGTGTTTTGGAATGGTCATGAACCTTCTCAAGGCAAT TATTACTTCGGGGATAGATATGATCTTGTCAAGTTCGTCAAGATAATCCAGAATGCAGGGATGTATATGATTCTCCGAATCGGCCCCTTTGTCGCAGCTGAATGGAGCTATGG AGGGGTGCCAATCTGGCTGCATTATGTCCCAGGGACAGTCTTCCGCACTAATAACGAGCCCTTCAAG TATCACATGCAGAAATTTGTGACGTTCATAGTGAATCtgatgaagaaggaaaagcTTTTTGCTTCACAAGGAGGCCCTATCATCTTAGCCCAG GTAGAAAATGAATATGGGTACAACGAACAATATTACGGTAAGGGGGCGAAGCCATATATCATGTGGGCTGCTAATATGGCAGTTTCTCAAAATACGGGTGTTCCTTGGATTATGTGCCAGCAGTGGGATGCTCCTGAGTATATC ATAGATACTTGCAATGGCTTCTATTGTGATCAATATGCTCCCAATTCTCCAAATAAGCCCAAAATGTGGACTGAAAATTGGCCTGGATG gtttaaaacttttggaGCGAGAGATCCACACCGGCCCCCAGAAGATGTTGCATTTTCAGTTGCGCGGTTCTTCCAGAAAGGCGGGTGTCTGCAAAACTATTACATG TATCACGGAGGAACAAATTTTGGTCGTACTAATGGCGGGCCATTCATCACCACAAGTTATGACTATGAGGCACCAATTGATGAATATG GCTTACCAAGGTTCCCTAAGTGGGGACATCTCAAGGAGCTTCACAAATCCATAATGTTATGTGAGCATGCACTGTTGAACAGTGAGCCAACTACTCTATCATTAGGTCCCAATGCTGAG GCCGATGTCTACACTTCTTCAGGATTTTGTGTTGCCTTTCTGGCAAACATTGATGACAAAGAAGACAAGACAGTACAATTCCGAAACATGTCTTATCATCTGCCTGCATGGTCAGTCAGCATTCTTCCTGACTGCAAAAATGTAGTATTTAACTCTGCAAAG GTTCGCTCCCAGAGCTCTGTGGTAGATATGGTACCGGAATCTTTGATACCATCTGCCTCATCATTGGATGGGGATCTGAAAGTTCTTAAATGGGAAATATTCACTGAGAAACCTGGACTATGGGGAAAGGAAGACTTCAGTCTGAATGGTTTTGTAGATCACCTCAACACCACAAAGTATACAACAGACTACCTTTGGTATACAACAag CATAAATGTTGCTGAAAATGAGAATTGCTTAAAGGGAGGAAGCCGGCCTTCCCTTCTGGTTGAATCGAAGGGTCATGGTCTCCATGCTTTTGTGAATCAGAAACTTCAAG GTAGTGGTTATGGAAATGGAACGAACGTACCTTTCAACTTCTCTGCTCCCATTTCTCTCAAGGCTGGAAAGAATGACATTGCTATATTGAGCGTGACAGTCGGAATTCAA AATGCAGGGCCTCATTATGAATGGGTGCCAGCTGGATTGACTAATGTGAAGATTAAGGGATTGAACAAGGGGATATTGGACATATCTGGATATAAGTGGACCTACAAG ATTGGATTGGAGGGAGAACAGTTGGGGGCGCCATATGGTATGAAGAGCGTAAACTGGGTTTCGACAACAGAACCACCAAAGAATCAGCCACTGACATGGTACAAG GTACCACGTCCCACGTTCCTGGTTCAAGCCATCTGGAAATGTCTTGGTTATCTTGGAGGAGGTAGGAGGCGATCCAACAAAAGTCACCTTGTCAAAGCGGAAAATGTCAACTGTTTGCAGCTCTGTTGGAGAAGATTACCCAGCCATCGACTTAGAAACTTGGAAGCCGGATATAGATGA